One genomic segment of Streptomyces liangshanensis includes these proteins:
- a CDS encoding M6 family metalloprotease domain-containing protein, whose amino-acid sequence MQQTRRIRRGGDDGRPGPYRGRSGPRRGRHRRPGRIGALAGLAALTLAALTTASTTLQAPSRASAGPVATGQDSALGPCRIASASHVQMSEGVPTPPGYSPSTGKVRALNLMIDFPDAPGPGAALGRMAEFFPQTSEWFRTSSYGRLDYRPEAPVTSWLRMPRDFTAYGIVRGSPYEPGYRKLVEDIVRAADPKVDFSAYDLVNILVTPNAGPSALDTVLSVTFSGNGDAPHADGVPLANTSFVYSRQDDGSGSYAETGYRVLPHENGHVFGLPDLYTPQGGGTVGHWDIMSEDWGANNDLLGWHKWKLGWLDDSQISCAAANGSSEHVLGPLATAGGPKMTFVPISEDAGYAIEVRTRAGNDDAVCRPGVLIYRVDSGVDTGRGPVTVADSAKTSGGCTRRPNVHAELSDAPYRPGESFVDRANGIRIAVVGEERGGDFRVRVTRS is encoded by the coding sequence ATGCAGCAGACGCGTCGGATACGCAGGGGCGGGGACGACGGCCGGCCGGGCCCGTACCGCGGCCGTTCGGGTCCGCGCCGCGGCCGGCACCGCAGACCCGGCCGGATCGGCGCCCTCGCGGGTCTCGCCGCCCTCACCCTCGCCGCGCTCACCACGGCGAGCACGACACTCCAGGCCCCGTCCCGGGCCAGCGCGGGTCCGGTGGCCACCGGCCAGGACTCGGCCCTCGGCCCGTGCCGTATCGCGTCCGCCTCCCACGTACAGATGTCCGAGGGCGTGCCCACACCGCCCGGCTACTCCCCCTCCACCGGCAAGGTCCGGGCCCTCAACCTGATGATCGACTTCCCCGACGCGCCGGGCCCGGGGGCCGCGCTCGGGCGGATGGCGGAGTTCTTCCCGCAGACGTCGGAGTGGTTCAGGACCAGCTCGTACGGGCGGCTCGACTACCGTCCCGAGGCCCCGGTGACGAGCTGGCTGCGGATGCCGCGGGACTTCACGGCGTACGGGATAGTGCGCGGGTCACCGTACGAGCCCGGCTACCGGAAGCTCGTCGAGGACATCGTGCGGGCGGCGGACCCGAAGGTCGACTTCAGCGCGTACGACCTCGTCAACATCCTGGTCACGCCCAACGCGGGCCCCTCGGCGCTGGACACGGTCCTGTCGGTGACCTTCTCGGGGAACGGCGACGCGCCCCACGCGGACGGCGTGCCGCTCGCCAACACGTCGTTCGTCTACAGCCGCCAGGACGACGGCTCGGGGTCGTACGCGGAAACCGGCTACCGGGTGCTGCCCCACGAGAACGGCCACGTCTTCGGCCTGCCCGACCTCTACACGCCGCAGGGCGGGGGCACGGTCGGGCACTGGGACATCATGTCGGAGGACTGGGGGGCCAACAACGACCTGCTGGGCTGGCACAAGTGGAAGCTCGGCTGGCTCGACGACTCGCAGATCAGCTGCGCCGCGGCGAACGGGAGCAGTGAGCACGTGCTGGGGCCGCTGGCGACGGCCGGCGGGCCGAAGATGACGTTCGTGCCGATATCCGAGGACGCGGGGTACGCGATCGAGGTACGGACCCGGGCGGGCAACGACGACGCGGTGTGCCGGCCGGGGGTGCTGATCTACCGGGTGGACTCGGGCGTGGACACGGGACGCGGGCCGGTGACGGTGGCGGACAGCGCGAAGACGAGCGGGGGCTGTACGCGGCGGCCGAACGTGCACGCGGAGCTGTCGGACGCGCCGTACCGCCCGGGCGAGTCCTTCGTGGACCGGGCGAACGGGATCCGGATCGCGGTGGTGGGGGAGGAGCGGGGCGGGGACTTCAGGGTGCGGGTGACGCGGTCGTAG
- a CDS encoding TetR/AcrR family transcriptional regulator — translation MSTTAAEPRVRRIPRPRADALRNRERIVHAAREMFVEFGPEAALDEIARRAGIGNATLYRHFPDRRSLVHDVVLSVMARTAEQAERAAIEEDDPFAALRRFVHAAADERIGALCPMLSGTFDRDRPDLDAQRERLEGAVEGLMERARRTGQLRTDVAVGDLMVALSQLTRPLPGTGCVDMDRFTHRHLQLFLDGLAAPARSVLPGKAATLEDLRRAAP, via the coding sequence GTGAGCACCACCGCCGCGGAACCACGTGTGCGCCGCATTCCCCGGCCGCGCGCCGACGCGCTGCGCAACCGGGAGCGGATCGTGCACGCGGCCCGCGAGATGTTCGTGGAGTTCGGCCCCGAGGCCGCGCTCGACGAGATCGCCCGCCGCGCCGGCATCGGGAACGCCACGCTGTACCGGCACTTCCCCGACCGGCGCTCCCTCGTCCACGACGTCGTGCTCTCCGTCATGGCCCGTACCGCCGAACAGGCGGAACGGGCCGCGATCGAGGAGGACGACCCGTTCGCCGCGCTGCGCCGCTTCGTGCACGCGGCCGCCGACGAACGGATCGGGGCCCTGTGCCCCATGCTCTCCGGTACGTTCGACCGGGACCGACCCGATCTGGACGCCCAGCGCGAGCGCCTCGAAGGCGCCGTGGAAGGGCTGATGGAGAGGGCGAGAAGGACCGGACAGCTGCGCACCGACGTCGCCGTGGGCGATCTGATGGTCGCGCTGTCCCAGCTCACCCGCCCGTTGCCCGGTACCGGCTGCGTGGACATGGACCGGTTCACCCACCGGCACCTGCAGCTGTTCCTGGACGGACTGGCCGCCCCGGCCCGCTCCGTACTGCCGGGCAAGGCCGCCACTCTGGAGGATCTGCGCCGCGCCGCTCCGTGA
- a CDS encoding MFS transporter: protein MSKTAETRLPAQDASAPDPTRWKALAFIALAQLMVVLDATIVNIALPSAQKDLGISDGNRQWVITAYALAFGGLLLFGGRIADLWGRKRSFVVGLSGFALASALGGAATSEYMLLGARALQGAFGALLAPAALSLLAVTFTDPKERAKAFGIYGAIAGGGGAVGLILGGFLTEYLDWRWTFFVNVPFAVVAALGAYFVIREPAGGRNRSALDIPGVVLSTLGLVSLVYGFTRAESKGWSDPTTIGLFVATVVLLTAFAVVESKVKNPLLPLRVVTNRNRGGVYLSLGLAIIAMFGLFLFLTFYLQIVKGYSPVETGFAFLPMIAGMIIGSTQIGARLMTRVPARLLMGPGFLLAAVGMLLLTQLSIGSSYAGLILPAEVMLGLGMGTAFMPAMSLATFGVEPRDSGVASAMVNTSQQVGGAVGTALLNTIAASATTSYLASHVAGSGGPKLLQAEALVHGYASAIWWAVGILVVASAIAVSFITAGRPNMDPTKIAGGEGAEGEVQVPVAMH, encoded by the coding sequence ATGTCAAAAACAGCCGAAACCCGGCTCCCCGCCCAGGACGCCTCGGCTCCTGACCCGACCCGCTGGAAAGCGTTGGCGTTCATCGCGCTCGCCCAGCTGATGGTCGTCCTCGACGCGACGATCGTGAACATCGCCCTGCCCTCCGCCCAGAAGGACCTCGGGATATCGGACGGCAACCGGCAGTGGGTCATCACGGCCTACGCGCTCGCCTTCGGCGGTCTCCTCCTCTTCGGCGGCCGCATCGCCGACCTGTGGGGACGCAAGCGCAGCTTCGTCGTCGGCCTGTCCGGCTTCGCCCTGGCGTCCGCGCTCGGCGGCGCGGCCACCAGCGAGTACATGCTGCTCGGCGCCCGTGCCCTCCAGGGTGCCTTCGGCGCCCTGCTCGCCCCCGCGGCCCTGTCGCTCCTCGCGGTGACCTTCACCGATCCCAAGGAGCGCGCCAAGGCCTTCGGTATCTACGGGGCGATCGCCGGTGGCGGTGGCGCCGTGGGTCTGATCCTCGGCGGCTTCCTCACCGAGTACCTTGACTGGCGCTGGACCTTCTTCGTCAACGTCCCGTTCGCGGTGGTCGCCGCCCTCGGCGCCTACTTCGTGATCCGCGAGCCCGCGGGCGGCCGTAACCGCTCCGCCCTCGACATCCCGGGCGTGGTCCTGTCCACGCTGGGCCTGGTCTCGCTCGTGTACGGCTTCACCCGCGCCGAGTCCAAGGGCTGGTCCGACCCGACGACCATCGGTCTCTTCGTCGCCACCGTCGTGCTCCTCACGGCGTTCGCGGTGGTCGAGTCCAAGGTCAAGAACCCGCTGCTGCCGCTGCGCGTGGTGACCAACCGCAACCGCGGTGGTGTCTACCTCTCGCTGGGCCTCGCGATCATCGCGATGTTCGGGCTCTTCCTCTTCCTCACGTTCTACCTCCAGATCGTGAAGGGCTACTCGCCGGTCGAGACCGGCTTCGCCTTCCTCCCGATGATCGCGGGCATGATCATCGGCTCGACCCAGATCGGCGCCCGCCTGATGACCCGGGTGCCCGCCCGGCTGCTGATGGGCCCGGGCTTCCTGCTCGCCGCCGTCGGCATGCTGCTGCTGACGCAGCTGTCGATCGGCTCCTCGTACGCCGGTCTGATCCTCCCCGCGGAGGTCATGCTCGGCCTCGGCATGGGTACGGCGTTCATGCCCGCCATGTCCCTCGCCACGTTCGGCGTCGAGCCGCGTGACTCGGGCGTCGCCTCCGCGATGGTGAACACCTCGCAGCAGGTCGGCGGCGCGGTCGGTACGGCCCTGCTGAACACGATCGCGGCCTCCGCGACCACCTCGTACCTCGCCTCGCACGTCGCCGGTTCCGGCGGTCCGAAGCTGCTCCAGGCCGAGGCGCTGGTGCACGGTTACGCGAGCGCCATCTGGTGGGCGGTCGGGATCCTGGTCGTCGCCTCGGCGATCGCGGTCTCGTTCATCACCGCCGGGCGTCCGAACATGGACCCGACGAAGATCGCCGGCGGCGAAGGGGCCGAGGGCGAGGTCCAGGTCCCGGTCGCGATGCACTGA
- a CDS encoding MarR family winged helix-turn-helix transcriptional regulator, with protein sequence MADDAEPRWLTPAEQDTWQAYVQGSTLLEDHLDRQLQGDAGMPHIYYALMVYLARAPRRRMRMTELARAAKITRSRLSHAVARLEKYGWVQREECASDKRGQNAYLTEEGNAVLARSAPGHVTAVRQAIFDRLTPEQVKQFGEIMWVIAKGLQPEGTGADLPWRR encoded by the coding sequence ATAGCCGACGACGCCGAACCGCGCTGGCTCACCCCCGCCGAGCAGGACACCTGGCAGGCCTACGTCCAGGGCAGCACCCTCCTGGAGGACCACCTCGACCGCCAGCTCCAGGGCGACGCCGGCATGCCGCACATCTACTACGCGCTGATGGTCTACCTCGCCCGCGCGCCCCGCCGCCGCATGCGGATGACCGAGCTGGCCAGGGCCGCCAAGATCACCCGGTCCCGGCTCTCGCACGCGGTCGCCCGGCTGGAGAAGTACGGCTGGGTCCAGCGCGAGGAGTGCGCCTCGGACAAGCGCGGCCAGAACGCGTACCTGACGGAGGAGGGCAACGCGGTCCTCGCGCGGTCCGCGCCGGGGCACGTCACCGCCGTACGGCAGGCGATCTTCGACCGGCTGACTCCCGAGCAGGTGAAGCAGTTCGGGGAGATCATGTGGGTGATCGCGAAGGGGTTGCAGCCGGAGGGTACGGGCGCGGATCTGCCCTGGCGCCGCTGA
- a CDS encoding dioxygenase: MNAVAERMPALYLSHGAPPLADDMNWTRELAAWSAALPRPKAILMVSAHWEEAPLALSATETVPLVYDFWGFPERYYTVEYAAPGAPELADSVRKLLRGAGTPVQDVPDRGLDHGAYVPLVEMFPEADIPVLQVSMPTLDPRKLLEIGRKLAPLRDEGVLIVGSGFFTHNLAALRHAGGGVPGWSAEFDDWGTRALLAQDIDALLDFENKAPAGRLAHPRTGHFAPLFVTLGASEGELDRGRSVIDGFWMGLAKRSLQFG; the protein is encoded by the coding sequence ATGAACGCCGTCGCGGAGCGCATGCCTGCCCTCTACCTCTCCCACGGCGCGCCGCCTCTCGCGGACGACATGAACTGGACCCGGGAGCTGGCCGCGTGGTCCGCGGCCCTGCCCCGCCCCAAGGCGATCCTGATGGTCTCCGCCCACTGGGAGGAGGCCCCCCTCGCGCTTAGTGCGACCGAGACCGTACCCCTCGTCTACGACTTCTGGGGATTCCCCGAACGCTATTACACCGTGGAGTACGCGGCGCCGGGCGCGCCGGAACTGGCCGATTCCGTAAGGAAGTTGCTGCGCGGAGCCGGTACGCCCGTGCAGGACGTGCCGGACCGGGGCCTCGACCACGGCGCGTACGTGCCGCTGGTGGAGATGTTCCCCGAGGCCGACATCCCCGTGCTCCAGGTCTCCATGCCCACGCTCGATCCCCGGAAGCTGCTGGAGATCGGGCGCAAGCTGGCGCCGCTGCGCGACGAGGGTGTGCTGATCGTCGGCAGCGGGTTCTTCACCCACAACCTGGCGGCCCTGCGACACGCGGGCGGCGGGGTGCCCGGATGGTCGGCGGAGTTCGACGACTGGGGTACGCGGGCGCTCCTCGCGCAGGACATCGACGCCCTGCTCGACTTCGAGAACAAGGCGCCGGCCGGGCGGCTGGCCCATCCCCGTACGGGACACTTCGCGCCGCTCTTCGTCACGCTCGGCGCGTCGGAGGGGGAGCTGGACAGAGGGCGGAGTGTGATCGACGGCTTCTGGATGGGGCTGGCGAAGAGGTCGTTGCAGTTCGGCTGA
- a CDS encoding questin oxidase family protein — MSPFAPLAPDTTGTLDEALERLHASGPERQGYLSNHGPMAVEALVRHGQAPTVHRWLDHYRDRLEDMPPTGAPVTADTWREALGDIGRVADWTGYFGRETAEHPWRDVLATWWPRLLPGIAGGATHPVIRVGHAVRTLLTTEETAPRLAELAHGLGYWAARYRPLPPLVRLPLVRLPGATGAAAALAAVPPVAERTGGIEQRLRLLTAFPDWPRAGAGPAGPEAARELLGELVSAAVHRYATHGHGEPIMLVHAATAPNAVLRTLPALPPELWAPSLEAAWAASAAVTAAYAPDDPAPYAPTSLAPEEVFARAAAHGDDHTIKFTDTALDAAGFGAPRSGAPGSGDRTDSVALAAAVRAIELNPPAF, encoded by the coding sequence ATGTCCCCCTTCGCCCCCCTCGCGCCCGACACCACCGGCACGCTCGACGAGGCGCTGGAGCGGTTGCACGCCTCCGGGCCCGAGCGCCAGGGGTACCTGAGCAACCACGGCCCGATGGCCGTGGAGGCGTTGGTACGGCACGGCCAGGCGCCCACCGTCCACCGCTGGCTCGACCACTACCGCGACCGCCTGGAGGACATGCCCCCGACCGGCGCCCCGGTCACGGCGGACACCTGGCGGGAGGCGCTCGGCGACATCGGGCGCGTCGCCGACTGGACCGGATACTTCGGGCGCGAGACGGCGGAACACCCCTGGCGCGACGTGCTCGCCACGTGGTGGCCCCGGCTGCTGCCCGGCATCGCGGGGGGCGCGACGCATCCGGTGATCCGCGTGGGGCATGCCGTACGGACGCTGCTGACGACCGAGGAGACCGCCCCGCGCCTAGCGGAGCTGGCGCACGGTCTCGGGTACTGGGCCGCGCGGTACCGCCCGCTCCCGCCGCTGGTACGGCTCCCCCTGGTACGGCTCCCCGGCGCGACGGGCGCCGCGGCCGCGCTGGCCGCCGTACCGCCCGTGGCCGAACGGACCGGGGGTATCGAGCAGCGGCTCAGGCTGCTCACGGCGTTCCCCGACTGGCCGCGGGCCGGTGCCGGCCCTGCCGGCCCCGAGGCCGCGCGGGAGCTGCTGGGGGAGCTGGTGAGCGCGGCGGTGCACCGTTACGCGACCCACGGGCACGGCGAGCCGATCATGCTCGTGCACGCCGCGACCGCGCCGAACGCCGTGCTCCGCACCCTCCCCGCCCTCCCGCCCGAGCTGTGGGCGCCGAGCCTGGAGGCCGCCTGGGCGGCGAGCGCGGCCGTGACCGCCGCGTACGCGCCGGACGACCCCGCGCCGTACGCGCCGACCTCGCTCGCGCCGGAGGAGGTCTTCGCGCGGGCGGCGGCGCACGGCGACGACCACACGATCAAGTTCACGGACACGGCCTTGGACGCGGCGGGGTTCGGCGCCCCCAGGTCCGGCGCTCCCGGGTCCGGCGACCGTACCGACAGCGTCGCGCTCGCCGCCGCCGTACGGGCCATCGAACTCAACCCGCCGGCGTTCTGA
- a CDS encoding sigma-70 family RNA polymerase sigma factor, producing the protein MATRAVARRSTTGGSKAASSVRAVGGEIADRDLVGMYLDEIARTPLLDAAKEVELSQTIEAGVFARQILDGEVRSEAGGASHEELEALVVAGERAKDVFIRSNLRLVVAVARRYPRSGLPLLDLIQEGNAGLVRAVEKFDYAKGFKFSTYATWWIRQAITRSIADQSRTIRLPVHLVEELGRIRRVQREFNREHGRDPEPAEVAKELDSTPERVNDVLDWARDPVSLNMSVDDDGDTQFGDLLEDTSAVSPEQSVMTLLRSEELDDLIGKLDERTASIIKMRYGIVDGRERTLTEVGKEHGLTRERIRQIEKHALMELKKMARDTGFDAAA; encoded by the coding sequence ATGGCAACCCGTGCCGTCGCCCGTCGTTCCACCACTGGTGGTTCGAAAGCGGCAAGCAGTGTTCGCGCCGTGGGCGGGGAGATCGCCGACCGCGACCTGGTCGGCATGTACCTCGACGAGATAGCGCGCACACCCCTGCTCGACGCCGCCAAGGAAGTCGAGCTGTCCCAGACCATCGAGGCAGGTGTGTTCGCCCGGCAGATCCTCGACGGAGAGGTGAGGAGCGAGGCGGGCGGAGCTTCGCACGAAGAGCTCGAGGCGCTGGTCGTCGCGGGCGAGCGCGCGAAGGACGTCTTCATCCGCTCGAACCTCCGTCTGGTGGTGGCGGTCGCGCGCAGGTATCCGCGCAGCGGCCTGCCCCTGCTCGACCTGATCCAGGAGGGCAACGCCGGCCTGGTGCGTGCCGTGGAGAAGTTCGACTACGCCAAGGGCTTCAAGTTCTCGACGTACGCGACGTGGTGGATACGTCAGGCCATCACCCGGTCCATAGCGGACCAGTCCCGTACGATCCGGCTGCCCGTCCACCTGGTGGAGGAGCTGGGCAGGATCCGCCGCGTGCAGCGCGAGTTCAACCGCGAGCACGGCCGCGATCCCGAGCCCGCCGAGGTCGCCAAGGAGCTGGACTCGACGCCGGAGCGGGTGAACGACGTGCTGGACTGGGCCCGTGACCCGGTCAGCCTGAACATGTCGGTGGACGACGACGGGGACACCCAGTTCGGCGACCTGCTGGAGGACACCTCCGCCGTCTCGCCCGAGCAGTCCGTCATGACGCTCCTGCGCAGTGAGGAGCTCGACGACCTGATCGGCAAGCTCGACGAGCGCACGGCGTCGATCATCAAGATGCGTTACGGCATCGTGGACGGCCGGGAGCGCACGCTGACCGAGGTCGGCAAGGAGCACGGCCTCACCCGTGAGCGGATCCGGCAGATCGAAAAGCACGCGCTCATGGAGCTGAAGAAAATGGCTCGTGACACCGGCTTCGACGCGGCGGCGTGA
- a CDS encoding helix-turn-helix transcriptional regulator, with protein MTDTPARLLSLLSLLQTPREWPGSELAQRLDVSPRTIRRDIDRLRDLGYPVEASKGAVGGYRLVAGTAMPPLLLDDEEAVAIAVGLRAGAGHAIEGVEEASVRALAKLEQVLPSRLRHRVSTLQAATMPLTRGDGATIDARTLTVIASAVTGKERLRFGYRSGDGTETNRQVEPYRLVSTGRRWYLVAYDLGREDWRTFRVDRVSDPVATGARFTPRELPTGDAAKFMERSMARMQPRVEVDVSFAAPAEFVAARLPAYLGAPEPTGPDSCRLRTTSRDSLEWLALRFSLVDCEFTAHGPPELTDYLSDLGARLTRAAAAPTGPKAPGA; from the coding sequence ATGACCGACACTCCGGCACGGCTCCTCAGTCTCCTCTCCCTCCTCCAGACGCCGCGCGAGTGGCCGGGCAGCGAGCTGGCCCAGCGGCTCGACGTCAGCCCGCGCACCATCCGGCGCGACATCGACCGGCTGCGTGACCTGGGCTATCCGGTCGAGGCGTCCAAGGGCGCGGTCGGCGGCTACCGCCTGGTGGCCGGCACCGCGATGCCGCCGCTGCTCCTCGACGACGAGGAGGCCGTCGCCATCGCGGTGGGACTGCGCGCCGGTGCGGGGCATGCCATCGAGGGCGTCGAGGAGGCGTCCGTACGCGCGCTCGCGAAGCTGGAGCAGGTGCTGCCGTCGCGGTTGCGGCACCGCGTCTCCACGCTCCAGGCCGCGACGATGCCGCTGACGCGGGGCGACGGCGCGACCATTGACGCGCGGACGCTGACGGTGATCGCGTCGGCCGTCACGGGTAAGGAGCGGCTGCGCTTCGGCTACCGGTCGGGCGACGGTACGGAGACGAACCGTCAGGTCGAGCCGTACCGCCTGGTGTCGACGGGGCGGCGGTGGTACCTGGTGGCGTACGACCTGGGGCGGGAGGACTGGCGTACGTTCCGCGTCGACCGGGTCAGCGATCCCGTGGCCACCGGCGCGCGCTTCACGCCACGCGAACTGCCCACGGGGGACGCGGCGAAGTTCATGGAGCGGTCCATGGCACGGATGCAGCCGCGGGTGGAGGTGGATGTGAGCTTCGCCGCGCCCGCGGAGTTCGTGGCGGCGCGCCTGCCCGCGTACCTCGGCGCACCCGAGCCGACCGGGCCGGACTCCTGCCGGCTGCGCACCACGTCGCGCGACTCGCTGGAGTGGCTGGCGCTGCGCTTCTCTCTGGTGGACTGCGAGTTCACGGCCCACGGCCCGCCGGAACTGACCGACTACCTGAGCGACCTGGGCGCGCGGCTCACCCGGGCGGCGGCGGCTCCGACGGGCCCGAAAGCCCCCGGAGCGTAG
- a CDS encoding MFS transporter produces the protein MTTSAAVPDTASLPATEPGDHDLTGDRRRWLALAVVMTAAFMDLVDVTIVNIAVPSIERDLSTSFGAIQWITAGYALAFAAGLITGGRLGDIYGRKRLFLVGITGFTVASALCGFAVNPDMLVASRLLQGAMAALMVPQVLAIIHATFPAHERGKVFGMFGAVIGLGAVSGPLLGALLTQWNLFGLEWRPIFLINLPVGIAGVLLGRKFITESKAPKALRLDLVGVVLVTAGLLMLIYPLTRGRELGWPLWGHLCMAGSLVVFGAFVAYEKYKTRKDGSPLVELSLFKVKSFVAGIAVQLTFGVALGIFFLVWTLYMQIGLGWTPLRAGLTGLPFSVAVSVAAGLSVQILVPRFGRKVLQAGALTMIVGLLLYIGEAARYGTHIHSWQMILPLTVMGVGMGLIVAPLTDAVLSEVPREHAGSASGLINTTQQMGNALGLGLVSVVFFGVVDDRLGGAPDPAATAAAFTDGFQNALWWVVGVLTLIFTVMFALPSKARSAERAAG, from the coding sequence ATGACCACTTCGGCCGCCGTACCGGATACGGCTTCTCTTCCTGCCACCGAACCCGGGGACCACGACCTCACCGGCGACCGGCGCCGCTGGCTGGCGCTCGCGGTCGTCATGACCGCGGCCTTCATGGACCTGGTCGACGTCACCATCGTCAACATCGCCGTCCCGAGCATCGAGCGGGACCTGTCGACCTCCTTCGGGGCGATCCAGTGGATCACCGCCGGATACGCGCTGGCCTTCGCGGCCGGGCTGATCACCGGCGGCCGGCTCGGTGACATCTACGGCCGCAAGCGGCTCTTCCTCGTGGGCATCACCGGCTTCACCGTCGCCTCGGCGCTCTGCGGGTTCGCGGTGAACCCGGACATGCTCGTCGCCTCCCGCCTCCTCCAAGGCGCGATGGCCGCGCTGATGGTGCCTCAGGTGCTGGCGATCATCCACGCCACCTTCCCGGCCCACGAACGCGGCAAGGTCTTCGGGATGTTCGGCGCGGTCATCGGGCTGGGCGCCGTCTCGGGACCGCTGCTCGGGGCGCTGCTCACCCAGTGGAACCTGTTCGGCCTCGAATGGCGCCCGATCTTCCTCATCAACCTGCCCGTGGGGATCGCCGGTGTGCTGCTGGGCCGGAAGTTCATCACCGAGTCCAAGGCGCCCAAGGCGCTGCGCCTCGACCTCGTCGGCGTCGTGCTGGTGACCGCCGGCCTGCTGATGCTGATCTACCCCCTCACCCGGGGGCGCGAGTTGGGCTGGCCGCTCTGGGGCCACCTGTGCATGGCGGGCAGCCTGGTCGTCTTCGGCGCGTTCGTGGCGTACGAGAAGTACAAGACGCGCAAGGACGGGTCGCCGCTCGTCGAACTCTCCCTCTTCAAGGTCAAGAGCTTCGTCGCGGGCATCGCCGTCCAGCTCACGTTCGGTGTCGCCCTGGGCATCTTCTTCCTGGTCTGGACGCTGTACATGCAGATCGGCCTCGGCTGGACCCCGCTGCGCGCCGGCCTGACCGGTCTGCCGTTCTCCGTCGCGGTGTCCGTCGCCGCCGGGCTCTCCGTGCAGATCCTCGTTCCGCGCTTCGGCCGCAAGGTGCTCCAGGCCGGTGCGCTGACGATGATCGTGGGCCTGCTCCTCTACATCGGTGAGGCCGCGCGCTACGGCACGCACATCCACTCGTGGCAGATGATCCTGCCGCTCACGGTCATGGGGGTCGGGATGGGCCTGATCGTGGCGCCGCTGACGGACGCGGTGCTGTCGGAGGTGCCCCGCGAACACGCCGGCTCGGCGTCCGGCCTCATCAACACGACCCAGCAGATGGGCAACGCGCTGGGCCTCGGCCTGGTGTCGGTGGTCTTCTTCGGTGTCGTCGACGACCGCCTGGGCGGGGCGCCGGACCCGGCGGCGACGGCCGCGGCGTTCACGGACGGCTTCCAGAACGCCCTGTGGTGGGTCGTGGGCGTCCTGACGCTGATCTTCACGGTGATGTTCGCGCTGCCGTCGAAGGCGCGGAGCGCTGAACGCGCGGCGGGCTGA
- a CDS encoding YdcF family protein, producing the protein MRHTPRVVDVAVGLGSHDLGVAAHCAALYHAGLFKTLLFTGGNSPGTLDWFPRGEATHFREHALALGVPDEAIVVEPDAANTGENIAFSRDLLAAAGVVPRSVLLVSKPYMERRAYATARKLWPEVEVTCASVPLGFDAYVKTMGDEKLVVDMMVGDLQRVIEYPKRGYAVEQDVPEEVLAAFASLVDAGYDGHLLGEVTKPLSPPRVQRSAPSTAARTSP; encoded by the coding sequence ATGCGGCATACCCCCCGCGTCGTCGATGTCGCGGTCGGGCTCGGGAGTCATGATCTCGGGGTCGCGGCGCACTGCGCCGCGTTGTATCACGCGGGGCTGTTCAAGACCCTGCTGTTCACCGGTGGCAACAGCCCGGGCACGCTCGACTGGTTCCCCCGCGGGGAGGCGACGCACTTCCGCGAGCACGCGCTCGCCCTCGGCGTCCCCGACGAGGCGATCGTGGTGGAGCCGGACGCGGCCAACACCGGGGAGAACATCGCGTTCTCGCGCGACCTGCTCGCCGCGGCCGGGGTCGTGCCGCGAAGCGTGCTGCTCGTCTCCAAGCCGTACATGGAGCGCCGGGCCTACGCCACGGCCCGGAAGCTGTGGCCCGAGGTCGAGGTGACCTGTGCCTCGGTGCCGCTGGGGTTCGACGCGTACGTCAAGACGATGGGGGACGAGAAGCTGGTCGTCGACATGATGGTCGGCGATCTCCAGCGGGTCATCGAGTACCCGAAGCGCGGGTACGCCGTCGAGCAGGACGTGCCGGAGGAGGTGCTCGCCGCGTTCGCGTCCCTCGTGGACGCGGGTTACGACGGGCACCTCCTGGGTGAGGTGACGAAGCCGCTCAGCCCGCCGCGCGTTCAGCGCTCCGCGCCTTCGACGGCAGCGCGAACATCACCGTGA